One window of the Pseudomonadota bacterium genome contains the following:
- the fabZ gene encoding 3-hydroxyacyl-ACP dehydratase FabZ yields the protein MMAAGEQKPVMDIHKVMSQLPHRYPFLLVDRVLECVADSHLVAIKQVTINEPFFTGHFPHRPVMPGVLIIEALAQATGLLAFQTLGVPDETVLYYICGIDKARFKRPVEPGDTLTLKVRSLRTVKNIWRFDAVAEVDGDVAAKAEIMAARVEIGS from the coding sequence ATGATGGCAGCAGGAGAGCAAAAGCCGGTGATGGACATCCACAAGGTGATGAGCCAGCTGCCACATCGCTACCCGTTTCTTCTCGTCGACCGGGTGCTCGAGTGCGTGGCGGATAGCCACCTGGTGGCGATCAAACAGGTCACCATCAACGAGCCGTTTTTTACCGGGCACTTCCCCCATCGGCCGGTCATGCCGGGCGTGCTCATCATCGAGGCCCTCGCCCAGGCGACGGGGCTGCTCGCTTTCCAGACCCTCGGAGTGCCGGATGAGACGGTGCTCTACTACATCTGCGGCATCGACAAAGCCCGCTTCAAGCGCCCCGTAGAACCCGGCGATACGCTCACCCTGAAGGTGCGTTCGCTGCGCACGGTGAAGAACATCTGGCGCTTCGATGCGGTGGCGGAGGTCGACGGGGACGTCGCGGCGAAGGCGGAGATCATGGCTGCACGGGTGGAGATTGGCAGTTGA
- the lpxD gene encoding UDP-3-O-(3-hydroxymyristoyl)glucosamine N-acyltransferase, whose protein sequence is MREGPLALRLGDLAVRAGASLRGDPTRTIARVATLSDAGEDALSFLANPRYTRALATTRAGAVVLQRRHLDSCPVDALISDDPYLTYARIADWLYPRVRPEAGIHPSAVLGARVELARGVAIGPNAVIEDEVRIGRNTVVGAGCVIGTKSRLGADCRLAANVTLCHEVTLGDRVVLHPAVVIGADGFGMARTAGGWIGVPQVGGVRIGNDVEIGASTTIDRGAIGDTVIGNGVRLDNLIQVAHNVTVGEHTVIAACVGISGSTSIGQRCMIGGAACFNGHIEIGDDVVVTGMTMVTKSLDGPGVYSSGIPVQENKRWARGVARYKQLDELAGRVKRLEKQVATRKR, encoded by the coding sequence GTGCGTGAGGGGCCTCTGGCGCTGCGCCTGGGTGACCTGGCCGTGCGTGCCGGTGCGTCGCTGCGGGGAGACCCAACCCGCACGATTGCCCGCGTCGCCACCCTCAGCGACGCCGGCGAAGACGCTCTGAGCTTTCTTGCCAACCCGCGCTACACACGGGCGCTCGCCACTACCCGCGCTGGGGCTGTGGTGCTCCAGCGCCGCCATCTGGACTCCTGTCCGGTCGATGCGCTGATCAGCGACGACCCCTACCTGACATACGCACGCATCGCCGACTGGCTCTACCCTCGAGTGCGTCCAGAAGCGGGGATCCATCCCTCCGCTGTGCTCGGCGCGCGCGTAGAGCTCGCGAGAGGCGTCGCCATCGGCCCGAATGCAGTCATCGAGGATGAGGTCCGCATAGGGCGAAACACCGTTGTCGGCGCTGGCTGTGTCATCGGCACGAAATCTCGTCTCGGGGCTGACTGCCGCTTGGCAGCAAACGTGACCCTCTGCCATGAGGTCACGCTGGGTGATCGCGTGGTGCTGCACCCAGCAGTGGTCATCGGCGCAGACGGGTTCGGCATGGCTCGCACGGCTGGGGGCTGGATCGGTGTGCCCCAAGTGGGCGGGGTGCGGATAGGAAACGATGTCGAGATCGGCGCCTCCACCACTATCGATCGTGGGGCGATCGGGGACACTGTGATTGGCAACGGCGTGCGCTTGGATAACCTCATCCAGGTAGCGCACAACGTCACTGTCGGCGAACACACGGTGATTGCCGCATGCGTCGGGATCTCCGGCAGCACGAGCATAGGCCAACGCTGTATGATTGGCGGCGCAGCGTGTTTCAACGGCCATATCGAGATCGGCGATGACGTGGTAGTGACCGGCATGACCATGGTGACCAAGTCCCTCGACGGTCCCGGTGTTTACTCCAGCGGCATTCCCGTACAAGAGAACAAGCGTTGGGCGCGCGGCGTGGCGCGCTACAAGCAGCTCGATGAGTTGGCGGGCCGCGTGAAGCGCCTGGAAAAACAGGTGGCCACTCGCAAACGATAG
- a CDS encoding OmpH family outer membrane protein, translating into MRQATKTMFLSVALMLCATTAATAADLKVGVVDFARLVDAAPQSQSVQEQLNQQFAPRLKEVQNEGQALQREVENFRRDSPVMGASERERKEADIKRRELDYKRKERELQEDFNIARNEALSKLQRELLTAVQDYAKSKRYDLLVGEGVLYVSDKANITDDVLKALEKNAR; encoded by the coding sequence ATGCGACAAGCGACCAAAACCATGTTCCTGAGCGTGGCGCTGATGCTCTGCGCTACGACCGCTGCTACCGCCGCCGACCTGAAAGTGGGGGTGGTAGATTTCGCCCGCCTGGTGGACGCCGCTCCGCAGTCCCAGTCCGTGCAGGAGCAGCTGAACCAGCAGTTCGCACCCCGCTTGAAGGAAGTACAGAACGAGGGTCAGGCGCTGCAGCGTGAGGTGGAGAATTTCCGTCGCGACAGCCCGGTGATGGGCGCCAGCGAGCGCGAGCGCAAGGAAGCCGATATCAAGCGTCGCGAGCTCGACTACAAGCGCAAGGAGCGCGAGCTGCAGGAAGACTTCAACATCGCTCGCAACGAAGCGCTGAGCAAGCTGCAGCGCGAGCTACTGACGGCGGTACAGGACTACGCTAAGAGCAAGCGCTACGACCTGTTGGTGGGTGAAGGTGTGCTCTACGTGAGCGACAAGGCGAATATCACCGACGACGTTCTGAAGGCTCTGGAGAAGAACGCCCGCTGA
- the bamA gene encoding outer membrane protein assembly factor BamA yields MMHWLAPRKARALFGCLAIGWLACFFVPAYAQVAANANFTVQDLRVEGLRRISEGTVYNYLPINIGDQLNPVRLREAFRALYAQGFFDGIEFRRDGNTLVVVVRERPSIASFDISGNEDIKTEDLLGSLREVGLSPGRSFDRSVLDSVTQFLTQQYFERGKYGVTVDTSVTDLPDNRVSIQVFVEEGVRARIRQINIVGNDNFKDTELLDEFQLSTPTLLSFLNKRDRYAREALQGDLESLRSFYMDRGFASFEIESTQVAISPDKQDMFITVNIEEGERYTISEVRMTGDLVVPEEDLLSLVLSKPGETFSRKQVTQSTELMGFRLGQEGYAFANINPIPDINPETREVAISFFVEPGKRVYVRRVNFNGTTTVDDDVFRREMRQLEGGYLSNVQLERSEQRVRRLPFVTNVSTETVPVPGSDDLVDVEMEIEEGLPGQFGGGIGFSGTQGILLNGNFTHTNFLGRGTRLAADLNLGQFVTSAQVSHTNPYWTKDGVQLTLGLGYRDSTQFIIGASDFSTETINASFEFGVPISEFGFFRYGLAYQSADLVTGQFSAEQARAFVLNNGDTFEVADGFFGTTFRTIEAFLGWGRDTRNRVIFATRGSRQRLTLGVTAPEVSDVEYVTARYDYLKYINLPGRWGIRANAELGYGEPLNDTTDLPPFKNFFAGGPGSVRGYRNGFLGPRDSFNNPYGGNVKVVGNLELLIPTPENFGDSTRFALFYDIGNIFYEGDTDFCTARADNGNLVGTSCSTPSATRADFGFDLNELRSSVGIGVEWLAPLGTFRFSLAVPLNAGPLDEVERFQFSVGQTF; encoded by the coding sequence ATGATGCATTGGCTCGCGCCAAGGAAGGCGAGGGCGCTGTTCGGTTGCCTCGCGATCGGCTGGCTCGCGTGCTTTTTCGTACCTGCCTATGCTCAGGTCGCAGCGAATGCCAACTTCACCGTGCAGGACTTGCGCGTCGAGGGCTTGCGTCGCATCTCTGAAGGCACCGTGTACAACTACCTGCCGATCAACATCGGAGATCAACTAAACCCCGTCCGTCTGCGCGAGGCCTTTCGGGCGCTCTACGCGCAGGGGTTCTTCGATGGGATTGAGTTCCGCCGCGACGGCAACACGCTAGTGGTGGTGGTACGCGAGCGGCCGTCGATCGCCTCCTTCGACATCAGCGGCAACGAGGACATCAAAACTGAGGATCTCCTCGGGTCCCTGCGCGAGGTCGGCCTCTCCCCTGGCCGTTCCTTCGATCGCTCCGTTCTCGACAGCGTGACCCAGTTTCTCACTCAACAGTACTTCGAGCGTGGCAAGTACGGGGTCACAGTCGATACCTCCGTAACCGACCTGCCGGACAACCGAGTAAGCATTCAGGTGTTCGTCGAAGAGGGCGTGCGCGCACGCATTCGACAGATCAATATCGTTGGAAACGACAACTTCAAGGACACGGAGCTGCTGGATGAGTTCCAGCTGAGCACGCCCACACTGCTCTCGTTCTTGAACAAACGCGATCGCTACGCGCGCGAGGCCCTACAGGGCGACCTCGAAAGCCTGCGCTCCTTCTACATGGACCGCGGCTTTGCTTCCTTCGAAATCGAGTCCACTCAGGTGGCGATCTCCCCCGACAAGCAGGACATGTTCATCACGGTGAACATAGAGGAAGGTGAACGCTACACGATCTCCGAAGTGCGCATGACCGGCGATTTAGTGGTGCCGGAAGAAGACCTCCTGAGCCTTGTCCTGTCGAAGCCAGGCGAGACCTTCTCGCGCAAGCAGGTCACGCAAAGCACTGAGTTGATGGGCTTTCGCTTGGGCCAAGAGGGCTATGCGTTCGCCAACATCAACCCGATTCCCGACATAAACCCGGAGACTCGCGAAGTCGCCATCAGTTTCTTCGTTGAACCTGGCAAGCGGGTGTACGTGCGTCGTGTGAACTTCAACGGCACGACGACAGTGGACGATGATGTTTTTCGCCGCGAGATGCGTCAGTTGGAAGGGGGCTACCTATCCAACGTGCAGCTAGAGCGCTCTGAGCAACGCGTTCGTCGCCTGCCGTTCGTCACCAACGTGTCGACGGAGACCGTGCCGGTGCCGGGGTCAGACGACCTGGTAGACGTGGAGATGGAAATCGAGGAAGGCCTGCCGGGGCAGTTCGGTGGCGGTATCGGTTTCTCGGGCACGCAGGGCATTCTTCTAAACGGCAACTTCACCCACACCAACTTCCTCGGCCGCGGCACTCGTCTCGCTGCCGACCTCAACTTGGGCCAGTTCGTGACCTCAGCGCAGGTCTCCCATACCAACCCCTATTGGACCAAGGACGGCGTCCAGCTAACGCTAGGCTTGGGTTATCGCGATTCCACGCAGTTCATCATCGGTGCTTCGGACTTCTCGACCGAGACGATCAATGCCAGCTTTGAATTCGGTGTGCCAATCTCCGAGTTCGGATTCTTCCGCTACGGATTGGCGTATCAGAGCGCCGATCTCGTCACCGGCCAGTTCAGCGCCGAGCAGGCCCGTGCCTTCGTGCTCAACAACGGCGACACCTTTGAAGTGGCCGACGGATTTTTCGGTACTACCTTCCGCACCATCGAGGCCTTCCTTGGTTGGGGGCGCGACACCCGCAACCGGGTCATCTTCGCAACGCGCGGCAGTCGCCAGCGTCTGACCCTCGGTGTAACGGCGCCCGAGGTTAGCGACGTGGAGTACGTTACCGCCCGCTACGACTACCTCAAGTACATCAATCTGCCTGGTCGTTGGGGTATTCGAGCGAACGCGGAGCTCGGCTACGGGGAACCGCTCAATGACACTACCGACCTGCCGCCGTTCAAGAACTTCTTCGCCGGTGGACCCGGGTCTGTGCGCGGCTATCGAAACGGATTCCTAGGGCCGCGCGACTCGTTCAACAACCCCTACGGCGGTAATGTCAAGGTGGTGGGCAACCTAGAGCTGCTGATCCCGACGCCAGAGAACTTCGGCGACAGTACGCGATTTGCCCTGTTTTACGATATCGGCAACATCTTCTACGAAGGCGACACTGATTTCTGTACGGCCCGAGCTGACAATGGCAATCTAGTGGGTACGTCCTGCAGCACGCCAAGCGCCACCCGGGCGGACTTTGGGTTCGATCTGAATGAGCTACGGAGTTCGGTCGGTATCGGCGTCGAATGGCTGGCGCCCCTCGGCACCTTCCGATTCAGTCTCGCCGTGCCGCTCAACGCGGGCCCTCTCGACGAGGTCGAGCGTTTTCAGTTCTCCGTGGGTCAAACGTTCTAA
- the rseP gene encoding RIP metalloprotease RseP, whose product MTILTYVFAFLFAVGLLVAVHEYGHYWMARRLGFKVLRFSVGFGKPLFRRVAGADRTEYVLGSLPLGGYVKMLDEREGPVAEHEVHRSYNRRPPSYRIAVLFAGPAANFLFAIAAFWLIFLVGMPGLRPFVGATDAGTPAAEAGLQVQDLILAVDGNDVQTWEGTLLAIYRTVLDNGEVPLTVERYASGARDSVVLRPTASLRELTRPGELLPGLGLNVWIPDVPPIIGEVPSDGPAASAGVLPGDRILAVGDAPVDVWSDFVDQVRPFPGRSTSLTVVRADGSEAVLAITLGEQMDGEERVGYAGVAASPLSSETIDQLWSQQRFGPVVAARNAAAKTWEMTSLTLDLFRRMLFGQVSVENLSGPINIAVYAGDTFRSGFVDFVRFLALVSVSLGLINLMPVPMLDGGQIVFTAIEGVRGSPLSDRVQLLGQQVGIFAVLALMTLALYNDLSRLIG is encoded by the coding sequence ATGACGATACTCACCTACGTCTTTGCGTTCTTGTTCGCGGTTGGCCTGCTGGTCGCCGTGCACGAGTACGGTCATTACTGGATGGCACGGCGCCTGGGTTTCAAGGTGCTGCGGTTCTCCGTTGGCTTCGGTAAGCCTTTGTTTCGCCGTGTTGCCGGCGCCGATAGAACGGAGTACGTGCTGGGCAGCCTTCCGCTCGGCGGCTACGTGAAGATGCTCGATGAGCGAGAGGGCCCGGTCGCCGAGCATGAGGTGCACCGGTCCTACAACCGGCGGCCGCCTTCCTACCGCATCGCAGTGCTCTTTGCCGGGCCGGCGGCGAATTTCCTGTTCGCCATCGCAGCGTTCTGGCTGATCTTTCTGGTGGGCATGCCCGGCCTGCGGCCCTTCGTCGGTGCCACCGACGCGGGTACGCCGGCGGCCGAGGCCGGCCTCCAAGTGCAGGATCTGATCCTCGCCGTGGACGGCAACGATGTGCAGACCTGGGAGGGAACGCTGCTCGCCATCTATCGCACCGTCCTCGATAACGGCGAGGTTCCCCTGACGGTCGAGCGATACGCTTCCGGAGCGCGCGATTCGGTGGTGCTCCGGCCAACTGCGTCATTGCGCGAGCTCACGCGGCCTGGTGAGCTACTGCCCGGACTCGGGCTCAACGTGTGGATTCCCGATGTTCCGCCGATCATCGGCGAGGTGCCGAGCGATGGGCCCGCGGCGAGCGCTGGCGTGCTGCCTGGTGATCGGATCCTCGCGGTCGGCGATGCACCGGTGGACGTTTGGAGCGATTTCGTCGATCAGGTGCGGCCGTTCCCCGGTCGCAGCACCTCGCTCACGGTGGTGCGGGCCGACGGCAGTGAAGCCGTCCTGGCCATCACCTTGGGCGAGCAGATGGATGGCGAAGAGCGCGTAGGTTACGCCGGCGTCGCGGCATCGCCACTTTCGTCGGAGACGATCGATCAGCTGTGGTCGCAGCAGCGCTTTGGGCCCGTAGTCGCGGCCCGCAACGCAGCGGCCAAGACCTGGGAGATGACCAGTCTGACCCTCGATCTGTTTCGGCGCATGCTGTTCGGACAGGTCTCCGTGGAGAACCTTTCCGGCCCGATCAATATCGCGGTCTACGCCGGTGATACCTTTCGCAGCGGGTTCGTCGACTTCGTCCGCTTCTTGGCGCTGGTCAGCGTCAGCTTGGGCCTGATCAACCTGATGCCCGTTCCCATGCTGGACGGCGGTCAAATCGTCTTCACGGCAATCGAGGGAGTTCGTGGCAGTCCGCTGTCTGATCGCGTCCAGCTCCTCGGGCAGCAGGTGGGGATCTTCGCCGTGCTCGCTCTCATGACCCTCGCCCTGTACAACGACCTGTCGAGGCTTATCGGATGA